The Streptomyces tendae DNA segment CAACGACGCGGGGGCGGTGCTGGAGCACGAGTTCGGCGAGAAGCTCTTCGACGCCGTCGACGCGGGCGGCTGGCCGGACGTCCTCAGCCTTTCGGCGGGCACCTCCAACGGCCGCACCGACGGACTCCTCGGCATCGACGCCTTCATGCGCGAACTGCGGGACCGAGGCACCCTGTTGGTCGCCGCCGCGGGCAACAACGGCAGCGCCACGCCCTTCTGGCCCGCCGCCTACGCGGACCTCCCCGGCTACGAGGACACCGTGCTGTCCGTCGGAGCGCTGCGCGCCGACGGGGAGGCCGGCGCGTGCTTCAGCAACCACGGCGGCTGGGTGAAGGCCTACGCCCCCGGCGAGCGGCTGACCAGTGCCCTCACCGGCTTCGAGACGCCCGTCCCGTACGTCTACCAGCACTCCACCTACGACGCCTGCCGCTACGGCTTCACCTACGCCTGCACCTGCAACCACCCCCGTCACACGGGTGTGTTGAGCGAGGACGGCACGACCGCCAAGCCGGACCAGGTGATGTTCGAGGGGCTCGCCCAGTGGAGCGGCACCTCCTTCGCGACCCCGGTCGCGGTCGGCATGATCGCCTCGTACATGACGGCGCACGGGGTACGCGATCCGCGCGCGGCGCTCCGGCAACTGCTCGACGACGTAACCGAGTTCGCCGAAGTGCGCGGGGCGCACGTGCCCGCGCTGCTCCCGCCCACCTGGCGCCCCGTGCGCGCCACCGCGCCCACCGCGCGCCCATGATGATCGCCACCATCCCCTCCGCGGCGTACCATGACGTGCCGTACACGAGGGGTGGCACCGTGGAGCGTTCGGAAGTCGGCGCGTTGGTCCGGTCCGCTGTCGACGGCGACGCGGCGGCCTGGAAGGCGATCGTGGAAGGGCTCG contains these protein-coding regions:
- a CDS encoding S8/S53 family peptidase, with translation MAPRRFHEQFRQIQRSMPDVPLAVGPDDAGEFLYEKGVVLAREGEEAQVVEDTVRGHFTTFAAGVPDRVRRLGPAANRSGVVRIQVSDPGEGDAAGDPAVTGALRALSAVQGRVGRRMVSRNHVVHIAVNACPGDEPVPVARDAGPNPAVAETDGDPPGDAARVLVVDTGLMHDYRSYPPLARTVGDAQVAECDDDGILQQYCGHGTFIAGLVAAVAPHTDITVSGALNDAGAVLEHEFGEKLFDAVDAGGWPDVLSLSAGTSNGRTDGLLGIDAFMRELRDRGTLLVAAAGNNGSATPFWPAAYADLPGYEDTVLSVGALRADGEAGACFSNHGGWVKAYAPGERLTSALTGFETPVPYVYQHSTYDACRYGFTYACTCNHPRHTGVLSEDGTTAKPDQVMFEGLAQWSGTSFATPVAVGMIASYMTAHGVRDPRAALRQLLDDVTEFAEVRGAHVPALLPPTWRPVRATAPTARP